A single Deinococcus sp. Leaf326 DNA region contains:
- a CDS encoding cytochrome c, translating to MERNDAVMPWVAIVCAAIMWIILLFLFNKETAPEPVAVDPAVVASISQDYPTLGKQVFEKGVATTGAIACAGCHGLQGQGGAGPKLSGDEKLIKDPVYIHTIVEKGKGGMPAFGDKLSDREIYAVANYVLHSWGNNIPEPLTPAQVAEGQSKVDPAVLKNRSRFVPEDIKLPEIFLATFIMVLLSYGLIGLYSVWAEGVELHPGIHKVRATPVAMLSMVITLILSLVFSVLFVRQMMVDYAGWAAREPVMPNVTAEGFYAAMIVLTLAAAVGLYKKFFMDGEVLVEDASGEFPW from the coding sequence GTGGAAAGAAACGACGCTGTCATGCCCTGGGTCGCCATCGTCTGCGCGGCCATCATGTGGATCATTCTGCTGTTTCTCTTTAACAAGGAAACGGCCCCCGAGCCGGTGGCGGTCGATCCGGCCGTCGTAGCGAGCATCAGCCAGGATTACCCCACGCTGGGCAAACAGGTCTTCGAGAAGGGTGTCGCCACCACGGGCGCCATCGCGTGCGCGGGATGCCACGGCCTTCAGGGCCAGGGCGGCGCGGGTCCCAAGCTCTCGGGCGACGAGAAACTGATCAAGGATCCCGTCTACATTCACACCATCGTCGAGAAGGGCAAGGGCGGTATGCCGGCCTTCGGCGACAAGCTCAGTGACCGCGAAATCTACGCCGTCGCCAACTACGTCCTGCACTCGTGGGGCAACAACATCCCCGAGCCGCTCACGCCCGCTCAGGTTGCCGAGGGCCAGAGCAAGGTCGACCCGGCCGTGCTGAAAAACCGCTCGCGGTTCGTGCCCGAGGACATCAAGCTGCCCGAAATCTTCCTGGCGACCTTCATCATGGTGCTGCTCTCCTACGGCCTGATCGGGCTGTACAGCGTGTGGGCCGAAGGCGTCGAGCTGCACCCCGGCATCCACAAGGTACGTGCCACCCCGGTCGCGATGCTCTCGATGGTCATCACCCTGATCCTCAGCCTCGTGTTCAGCGTGCTGTTCGTGCGCCAGATGATGGTGGATTACGCTGGCTGGGCCGCGCGCGAGCCCGTGATGCCCAACGTGACCGCCGAAGGCTTCTACGCCGCGATGATCGTGCTGACGCTGGCCGCCGCCGTGGGCCTCTACAAGAAGTTCTTCATGGACGGCGAGGTGCTGGTCGAGGACGCCAGCGGCGAATTCCCCTGGTAA
- a CDS encoding ubiquinol-cytochrome c reductase iron-sulfur subunit: MTRYKREDPEITRRKFINTALGATAAIGTVSLVSALGTANPVFRLTRDKMPPLKGDILVHASEDKEGQPITVAELGEKLVRAWPQGKDAQGQPLIRKGDPNNVLALYKFPKGQITDPTNMDATIDGEIVAYSDICTHAGCSVGDNDQQVGEMKCPCHSGQYDPKRACMVTGGPPPRRLAQLPIRLEGSTLVVVDFFLENPYPFNESEWEARKKAVEDQLG; the protein is encoded by the coding sequence ATGACCCGTTACAAGAGAGAAGATCCCGAAATCACGCGCCGCAAGTTCATCAACACTGCCCTGGGGGCCACGGCCGCCATCGGTACGGTCAGTCTGGTGAGCGCGCTGGGAACCGCCAACCCGGTGTTCCGCCTGACCCGCGACAAGATGCCCCCCCTGAAGGGAGACATTCTGGTCCACGCCTCTGAGGACAAGGAAGGCCAACCCATCACGGTCGCGGAACTGGGCGAGAAGCTCGTGCGCGCCTGGCCCCAGGGCAAGGACGCCCAGGGTCAGCCCCTGATCCGCAAGGGTGACCCCAACAACGTGCTGGCCCTCTACAAGTTCCCCAAAGGCCAGATTACGGACCCGACCAACATGGACGCGACCATCGACGGCGAGATCGTGGCCTACAGCGATATCTGCACCCACGCCGGGTGCTCGGTCGGGGACAACGACCAGCAGGTGGGCGAGATGAAGTGCCCCTGTCACTCGGGGCAGTACGACCCCAAGCGCGCGTGCATGGTGACCGGTGGGCCACCCCCCCGCCGCCTGGCGCAGTTGCCGATTCGGCTGGAAGGCAGCACCCTCGTGGTCGTTGACTTCTTTCTGGAAAATCCGTACCCATTCAACGAATCGGAGTGGGAAGCCCGTAAGAAAGCCGTGGAGGATCAACTCGGATGA
- a CDS encoding cytochrome bc complex cytochrome b subunit, with protein sequence MNQWLEERLHISRLNDKFLRKAFPVHHSFFLGEITLFSLVILILTGVILALAYEPSNSLVTNSFDPGTAAKPNLIPAAFHSALKINAMPFGDMLRRIHHWTANIMVAAAVIHMMRIYFTGAFKKPREINWWIGMMLLIFSALTAVTGYILPYDNYAYNTVKVVYGIVASIPWVGQWVAQAAFAGAFPGEGIIPRIYGYHIMLLPAILIALTAAHMVIMIKQKHTQPQYAKRIAYKKIVGVPLMTQQTPIMLLLALVFAGIIVLFSAFIPVHPVEFFGPPSTTPINNIKPDWYLLWVFGLLAIIPSFEIHLWGGAIGAEFVGAIILPTVVIIAMFAVPMLDRARDSQYYAENPTNHPVRLAAGVAFMAMLLVMSVAGYKPELISANILTTANSNMILWILTVVVPAVCYFGVLGIVRGIRSLREADERDRALHAAHADD encoded by the coding sequence ATGAACCAGTGGCTGGAGGAACGTCTGCACATCTCGCGCCTGAACGACAAGTTCCTGCGCAAAGCCTTCCCCGTTCACCACAGTTTCTTTCTGGGTGAAATCACGCTGTTCAGCCTGGTCATCCTGATCCTGACCGGTGTCATCCTGGCCCTGGCGTACGAACCGAGCAACAGCCTGGTCACGAACTCGTTCGATCCCGGCACCGCGGCCAAGCCTAACCTGATTCCGGCGGCTTTCCACTCGGCCCTCAAGATCAATGCGATGCCCTTTGGGGACATGCTGCGCCGCATTCACCACTGGACGGCGAACATCATGGTGGCGGCCGCCGTCATTCACATGATGCGCATCTACTTCACGGGCGCATTCAAGAAGCCGCGCGAGATCAACTGGTGGATCGGTATGATGCTGCTGATCTTCTCGGCCCTGACCGCCGTGACCGGCTACATCCTGCCCTACGACAACTACGCCTATAACACCGTGAAAGTCGTGTACGGCATCGTGGCCTCGATTCCCTGGGTGGGCCAGTGGGTCGCGCAGGCGGCGTTCGCGGGGGCCTTCCCCGGTGAGGGCATCATCCCGCGCATCTACGGTTACCACATCATGCTGCTGCCGGCCATCTTGATCGCGCTGACCGCCGCGCACATGGTCATCATGATCAAGCAGAAGCACACGCAGCCGCAGTACGCCAAGCGCATCGCTTACAAGAAGATCGTTGGCGTGCCGCTCATGACCCAGCAGACCCCCATCATGCTGCTGCTGGCGCTGGTCTTCGCAGGCATCATCGTGCTGTTCAGCGCGTTCATCCCGGTGCACCCGGTCGAGTTCTTCGGACCACCCAGCACCACCCCGATCAACAACATCAAGCCCGACTGGTACCTGCTGTGGGTCTTCGGCCTGCTGGCCATCATCCCGAGCTTCGAAATCCACCTGTGGGGCGGGGCCATCGGGGCCGAGTTCGTGGGGGCCATCATCTTGCCCACCGTCGTGATCATCGCGATGTTCGCCGTACCGATGCTCGACCGGGCGCGTGACAGCCAGTACTACGCCGAAAACCCCACCAACCATCCGGTGCGTTTGGCGGCAGGCGTGGCGTTCATGGCGATGCTGCTCGTGATGTCGGTCGCGGGTTACAAGCCCGAACTCATCAGCGCCAACATCCTGACGACCGCCAACTCCAACATGATCCTCTGGATCCTGACCGTGGTTGTTCCCGCCGTGTGCTACTTCGGCGTCCTCGGCATCGTCCGCGGCATCCGCAGCCTGCGGGAAGCCGATGAGCGCGACCGCGCCCTGCACGCAGCGCACGCCGACGACTGA
- a CDS encoding iron-sulfur cluster assembly accessory protein, protein MTATIPAQTGGELPAHNITISEFGAMKALAILSQSGKENAGVRVFIKSGGCSGYQYGMAIDDRELDGDTIVHDRGVKLLVDRMSLPLLLGSEVDFVENMMGGGFTVHNPNATSSCGCGHSFRTDGSQSPDGEGSGGCSSH, encoded by the coding sequence ATGACCGCGACCATCCCGGCCCAGACCGGCGGCGAATTGCCGGCGCACAACATCACCATCAGCGAATTCGGGGCCATGAAAGCCCTAGCGATCCTGTCTCAGAGCGGCAAGGAGAATGCCGGTGTCCGCGTGTTCATCAAGAGCGGCGGGTGCAGCGGTTACCAGTACGGTATGGCCATCGACGACCGCGAGCTCGACGGCGACACTATCGTCCACGACCGCGGAGTGAAGCTGCTCGTCGACCGCATGAGCCTGCCTCTGCTGCTGGGCAGCGAAGTGGATTTCGTCGAAAACATGATGGGCGGCGGATTTACCGTGCACAACCCCAACGCGACCTCTTCGTGCGGCTGTGGCCACTCCTTCCGGACCGACGGCTCGCAATCTCCTGACGGCGAGGGCAGCGGCGGGTGCAGCAGCCACTAG
- a CDS encoding peptide ABC transporter substrate-binding protein, with protein MKKALALTAFLIGTALAGPGNNSLVIGTSQEPPNIYDPWNTNNLAITTEINGFMAGSLTYLDNGGNVLADMATQVPTLANGGYKEVKDGSGKVVRNSLTYTIRPDAKWSDGTAITVDDFEFWLKVQNDERVPVPDRYPYDGAKITRGANNRTFTITFDPPYLFAQQAGAPGSAPSKSMQAAWNTFDTATKGMKPGEALNDQWTRFISSFTTSNNLPKVVSGPFKPTAWRPGNSLTMTRNTNYWRKPSGGESKYVQTVTYRFIPNTNTLKVNVLSGQVDALATVGLTFDQALDMQKRQGNKYTTFFVPGAVWEHIDVNTRGQRSKDLGLDDARVRQALLLSINRPALVQALFQGRQPVSNTFVNPLSAVYNAAVTTYSFDAARAKSLFAAAGWRPGSDGVLEKGGKKMILNFGTTAGNAVRERVQQILQAQWKAVGVQVNIQNYPASVFFGPDFLSKGESGKWDLAMYAWTANPIVESGDLFKGSAVPTADNGYSGQNNSGWNNAQYNTLQKASETNFNAASRKSQFAQMQNIWAANLPALPLYFRSNPYTRVNGLVNYDFSAYTLYPSWDAYRIGWSSKGAVEAHKQGQ; from the coding sequence ATGAAGAAAGCCCTGGCATTGACCGCATTCCTGATCGGGACCGCCCTCGCGGGACCGGGTAACAACAGTCTCGTGATCGGCACTTCGCAGGAGCCGCCGAACATCTACGACCCTTGGAACACCAACAACCTCGCTATCACCACTGAAATCAACGGCTTCATGGCAGGGAGCCTGACCTATCTGGACAACGGCGGCAACGTGCTGGCCGACATGGCAACCCAGGTGCCCACCCTCGCCAACGGTGGCTACAAGGAAGTCAAGGACGGCAGCGGCAAGGTCGTGCGCAACAGCCTGACCTACACCATCCGCCCCGACGCCAAGTGGAGCGACGGCACGGCGATCACGGTGGACGACTTCGAGTTCTGGCTCAAGGTGCAGAACGATGAGCGCGTGCCGGTACCCGACCGCTATCCCTACGACGGCGCCAAGATCACGCGCGGGGCCAACAACCGCACCTTCACCATCACCTTCGATCCCCCCTACCTGTTCGCGCAGCAGGCCGGCGCGCCCGGTTCGGCTCCGTCCAAGAGCATGCAGGCAGCCTGGAATACCTTCGACACGGCCACCAAGGGCATGAAGCCCGGCGAGGCCCTGAACGACCAGTGGACCAGGTTCATCAGCAGCTTCACCACATCCAACAACCTGCCCAAGGTAGTCTCGGGACCGTTCAAGCCGACCGCGTGGCGCCCCGGCAACAGCCTGACCATGACGCGCAACACGAACTACTGGCGCAAGCCCTCGGGCGGCGAGAGCAAGTACGTGCAGACCGTCACCTACCGCTTCATCCCGAACACCAACACCCTCAAGGTGAACGTACTCTCGGGCCAGGTGGACGCACTGGCGACCGTCGGCCTGACCTTCGACCAGGCGCTCGACATGCAGAAGCGCCAGGGCAACAAATACACCACGTTCTTCGTGCCGGGCGCCGTGTGGGAACACATTGACGTGAACACGCGCGGCCAGCGCTCCAAGGACCTGGGCCTCGACGACGCCCGCGTGCGTCAGGCGCTGCTGCTCTCCATCAACCGTCCCGCGCTGGTGCAGGCGCTGTTCCAGGGGCGGCAGCCGGTGTCGAACACCTTCGTCAACCCCCTGTCGGCGGTCTACAACGCGGCCGTGACCACCTACAGCTTCGACGCCGCCCGTGCCAAGTCGCTGTTCGCGGCGGCAGGCTGGCGCCCCGGCAGTGACGGCGTCCTGGAAAAGGGCGGCAAGAAGATGATCCTGAACTTCGGGACCACTGCCGGGAACGCCGTGCGCGAGCGCGTGCAGCAGATCCTCCAGGCGCAGTGGAAGGCTGTAGGCGTACAGGTCAACATCCAGAACTACCCCGCCAGCGTGTTCTTCGGCCCCGACTTCCTAAGCAAGGGCGAGAGCGGCAAGTGGGACCTGGCGATGTACGCCTGGACCGCCAACCCGATCGTCGAGAGCGGCGACCTGTTCAAGGGCTCGGCCGTGCCCACCGCCGACAACGGTTACTCGGGCCAGAACAACTCGGGCTGGAACAACGCGCAGTACAACACGCTGCAAAAGGCCTCGGAGACGAACTTCAATGCGGCCTCGCGCAAGAGTCAGTTCGCGCAGATGCAGAACATCTGGGCGGCCAACCTGCCCGCGCTGCCCCTGTACTTCCGCAGCAACCCCTACACCCGCGTCAACGGACTGGTGAATTACGACTTCAGCGCCTACACGCTCTACCCGAGCTGGGATGCCTACCGCATCGGCTGGAGCAGCAAGGGCGCCGTCGAGGCCCACAAACAGGGTCAGTAA